DNA from Ignavibacteria bacterium:
TAGAAATACATCCTTTAAGTTCTTATTATTTACAAATCTTATTACATCAAAAAACATTATTTTTGTTTTGCTCGGATGGTATACTGTTTGCAGTATACTATTAATTATATATCAATAGAATGAAAATTTTATATAATAAAGTGTTTAACATATTTGTAATTATGTTTGTGTGTGTTTTTAGTGTATTGAATGTTTTTATAAATGATGTTCAGGCGCAGTCCGGTTGGGTTCAGCAGGTGTCGAACACCGATAAGCTGCTTAAATCAGTTTATTTTGTAAATCCTAATACAGGTTATGCGGTTGGACACACAGGCAGAGTCCTGAAAACGATTGATGGCGGCGCAACATGGACGGTAAGCACGCTTATAGATAATTCGGAGATTTCAAATTTATTTTGTGTGCATTTTTTTAATGAGAACACGGGGATAGTCGGGAGCAGAAAAATTTTCAGAACGACAAACGGGGGAAGCACATGGGGAGCTGTATATACACTGAACCCGGAAGATACTGTGCATGCGGTTTTCTTTTATAACAACGAAGTTGGTTATGCGGCAGTAAACTTCGGCAGGATTTTAAAAACAATAAACGGGGGAAGCACATGGACAGAACAAGGTCTTGAGGATGACCATTACGCAGTTTATTTTCCTTCTCTTGATACAGGATATGTGGTTGGTGACGACCAGACTTACCATACATATAATGGCGGAGTTGTTTGGACGCTGTCACTTGTTAAGTTTTTTAATGATTTGCAATCCATAACTTGTTTTGATTCAAAAACCTGCGTGACATGCGGGAAAGGCGGGTATATATATAAAAGCACGAACGCAGGAGTAAACTGGAACCAAGTTAATCTGGGAACGACGGATGATTTTTATTCAGTAACGAAACGCCCTGACAGTGTTTTGTTCATTGGGGGACAAGGGGGAACGATTTTGAAATCGACATCAAAAGGCGATAATTGGACAACACAAACATCGAACACGAACCAGACTTTATACTCCATATATTTTGTAAATAATTTTACGGGGTATGCGGTCGGCAATAACGGAACAGTTATAAAAACCACAACAGGCGGAACGGTATTTATAAACCAAATAAGCACGGAGGTGCCTGATAAATTTTATCTGCATCAAAATTATCCGAACCCGTTTAATCCGGTGACGAAGATAAGGTTTGACGTTCCGTCAAACATGAGAAATTCAAATGTGAGGTTAAGTGTTTTTGATTTATCGGGAAAGATGGTTGCAGAGTTGATTAATCAGCGGTTGAGCTCGGGGACATATGAGTATGAGTTTGATGCGAACGGGTTAGCTTCGGGGATTTATTATTATGAGTTGAGTAACGGTGATTTTAAGGAAGTGAAGAAGATGGTTTTAGTTAAGTAGAAAGTTCATAAGGTTTATAAAGTTCAATAGGTTTATAATGTTTACAAAGTGAAACCCGCGGAAGCGGGTTTTTTGTTTTGATGCATCCAACTTCCGACAAACCGAGAATAAGGGAAGTTTTCATGGTTGTTGGTGAAAACACCAACAACGGCAAATGGGTTTTTGTTAATACGTGGTTATGATAATTAGCGCAGGAGTCCCTTGCAGGAGACTCCTGCAGGAGAGGTTTTTTGTTTGAAAGTGAAAAAGGTCATCCCCCTAACCCTCCTGCCAAGACGGGACGTTCCGCCTCCAAAGGGGGAATGAAGTTGCAACAAGCTTAACACACCCCGTCTTCGACTTCGTCGAATCCACTCCTCTCAAGAGGGGAGTTCTATTCATACATTAATACTGGGATTCCCGCCTGCGCGGGAATGACTTCAATTCATTTGCATTTTTATATTTAAAATTGGACGCTGATGCCGCCGACGGGGAAGAAAGCCCATTGGTAAATTGTACCGAGTTGGTTTTTGTTTTCGTTCCAGAAATAATTGTAGATGTTGTCTTTGTTGAAGAGGTTTTGGATTTCGAGATAGCCGACGATGCTGATTTTTTTGATGTTGAATTTTTTATCAACACGAACATCGAAGCGCATGTAATAAGGATATCTTGCGCTGTTATAATCAAATGTAGAAAAAATTCCGTGATTGTAAAATTTCGATGAGTCGATGTTAAACGGAGTGTAAGGTCTTCCGCCTGCGTATTTGAATTTGATTCCGACAAGCCAATCGTTTTTAAATTGGTACCCCGCGATGAGAGTGAACTGATGACCGGGGTCGAACTCGCCGGGCTTTTCGTTTCCTGCAAGAGCTTTGAACTTTGAAAAGCTGTAAGAATAATTTATCAATCCATATAAACCCGTCTCTGTTAATTTTTTCTGAAGAGAAAAATCAATTCCGCGGATATATCCTGTTCCTGCACTGACCGCTTCACCGACTATGTTGGGTCCGTTATCTGCGCCGCCGTCAATTAAAATATAATATGGAATATCTTTCCATACGGGATAGTCTTTGTAATTTTTCTGATAGACTTCGAGGGTTGCGCGCAAATCTTTATCGAAAAAGTGCTCGATGCCTGCGATGTAATGTTCGCTGCGGATATTGTTGAGCTTCCAGTTATTCGGGTGCGAAGTTATCCAGAGGTATTGCGGTGACTGATAGAAAATTCCCCATGATGCGCTGAGGGAAGTAACGCTTGTGAGATTATAAGAAGCTCCAAGACGAGGAGACACAACGCTTTTCAGGCGGATGTAATCGAAGTAATCGTAGCGAAGACCTGTGTTAATGTTAAGGCGGTCGTTGAATAATTTATAGGTTAAATTTATGTGCGTGAATAGTTTATATGTTGTTGTATCAACGTGAGCATCAATTGCGTTGTAATAATATCCTGCGGGCGAAGTGTTTGAATCAAGAAATAAATTATTCTTTATAAAAACATATTTTGCGCCGATGTCTGTGTTTAAGGTTATCGATTTGCTAAGCTGATAGTTCAAGTCGGATTTAAGAGTTGTTTCGTTTTCGGAAGAGTTGGACATGAACCTGAGCTTGTCGATGTCGGAGTAAAGCTGGTCTATTTTATAATTTGCATAAGAGTTTGAGAGAACGGTTTGAATGAAACCGTTTTTGATGAGCTTTGTGTAATTTAATCCTGTGGCGAAAGAATTTTGTCGGGCGTTTGACCTGCCGTATGGGTTATTGTCTTCTTCTGTTGTTGAGAAGGTTACTTTGTCGATGCCCGCGAAGCCGATCAGAGTAAGACGGTCAGTCGGTGAAAACTCATGAGTTGCTTTCAGGTTGAAGTCCCAGTAATTCGGGACAGCAGAGAGACGGATTGCACTTTGAATGAGCTCGAGATAACTGCGGCGAACGGAAAACATATAACTCCCTTTGTTTGTGAGAGGTCCTTCGAAGATTCCGCCGAAGCCAGCCATTGAAAGATTTATATCCTGATAATGATTTTTGCGGTTGCCTTCCCGGAAGTGAATATCGAGAACGCTTGAAAGACGGTCACCGTAGATGACAGGAAATCCGCCGGTGAACATATTTGCATCGAGAATGAACTTTGAATTGATAAAAGATATTGCTCCGCTCGATGAACCCTGAGTTCCGAAGTGATTGATGTTAGGAATTTCTATGCCGTCGATTAAAATTAAATTTTCAGATGGTGAACCTCCGCGAACGATTAAGTCGTTGCGCTGGTCATTGCCGATTGAAACACCGGGAGCTGACTGGAACATTCTTGAGATGTCTTCCACTGCGCCGGGTGCGCGGCGAATTTCTTCATAGTCGAGATTCATGAAGCTTACGTTTATATCGGAGCTTTTCTGAAAATAATTTGCATCGACATCTATTTCTTCCGTGATAAATCCTTTGGGAATGAGATTGATTGTTATTTGCAAAGGCTTGCTTCCGTATAGAATCAGGTCGGTTTTTATAACAGGTTCGTAGCCGAGCGCAGAAATTTTTAGCTGATATGTTTCGGGAGGTAAATTTGAAAAAACAAATTCACCATTTTCATTTGTTTCGGTTTTTAAATCAGAGTTCAGAATTTCAATCAATGCAAATGCGACAGGTTTTTGTGTTTCTTCGTCGAGAATTTTTCCGCGAATTTCCTGAGTGGTTTGCGCAAAGAGATTTTGTGAAGAAAAATTCAGCAGGAGCATAAAAAGGGTAAGAAAATATTTCATATTAAAATCAAAATATTAAAAGTATTTTAAAGATTAAATTTTATATGTTTTCTACAGCGAAAACAAACTAAAAACACAGAATTTTGGAAAATATTATTGCAATTATAGGGCGGCCGAACACAGGGAAGTCGACGTTGTTTAACAGAATTATAGGGAAGAGGCAGGCGATTGTGCATCCTGAAAGCGGGGTGACGCGCGACAGGAATTACAGCGAGGCGGAATGGACGGGAAAGAAATTTTTTCTCATCGATACGGGCGGGTTTGTGCCTGATACGGATGAGCTTTTTGAGAAGGCGATACGTGACCAGATAAAACTTGCGATTGATGAAGCGGATGAAATTATTTTTACGGTTGATGCTGCAGCCGGACTTCATCCTGTCGATAAAGAGATTGCGAAGCTGCTAAGAAAATACAAGGGTGATAAAAAAATTATTCTTGTTGCGAACAAGTGCGACAACAATGAGCGTGATGTGAATGCGGCGGAGTTTTTTTCGCTTGGATTTGGAGAGCCGTTCACGATATCGGGATTGAACGGAAGAAACGTTGCGGACCTGCTGGATATTTTAACAGAGAACATTGACGAGAGTGAAGACAAGGAAGATGAAAGACTAAAAATTGCGATTATAGGGAGACCAAACGCAGGAAAGTCATCTCTTGTAAATGCGCTATTGAAAGAAGACAGAAATATTGTAACGGACATTCCGGGAACGACGAGAGATACAATTGATTCGGTGTTGAAATATCATGGTGAAGAAATTGTTTTGATTGATACTGCAGGGCTTAGAAGAAAAAGTAAAATTAAAAAAGAAGAATCGCTCGAGTTTTTTTCAACGGTAAGGACTTATAAGGCGATTCAGAGATGTGACGTTGCGATTGTTGTGATAGATGCTTCGCTGATAATGGAGCCATATGCAAATACAGAAGATTTAAAATTATCACCGTTTAAACTGGACAGACAGGACATAAAAATTCTGGAGGAAGTAATTAATTACAAAAAGGGTTTACTGATTGTGATTAATAAGTGGGATTTAATCGAGAAGGATTCAAAGACTGCAGAAATTTTGAGAAAGAAAATCGAGAGTCATTTAAAGAGCTTAACTTATCTAAAAATAATTTTCATATCTGCTTTGACGAAGCAGCGTATTCATAAGGTGCTTGATGAGGCGCATGAAATCAATCAGGAGCGCGGGAAGAAAATAAAAACAAGCGACCTTAATGATTTTCTTGAAGAGGTAAAAAAATTACAGCCGCTTCCTTCTGCAAACGGCAGAGAGCTGAAGATAAATTACATTACGCAGATAAAGACTGACCCTCCGGTGTTCACGTTTTTTTGCAATGAGCCGAAGTTGATTCCTGATAATTACAGGAAGTTCCTCGAAAATAATTTGAGAAAGAGATTTGGATATGCAGGCGTGCCGATTGCGATGAATTTCAGAAAGAAGAATTGATTTTATTTGTGCGACAGGCAAACTGCCTGTCGGGACAGACAGGAGTGTCTGTCCTACTAGGTTATAAGTCCTCCCCCTAACCCCTCCAAAGGGGGAATACCTATCTTAAGTGAATTTATTAGAATTTTTTATTTAAAATTATTCTGTGATATTATTTAGTGCTCACTACTAAACATTAATTACTCATATATTATTCATAGTTAATCATCATTAATTTATTAATCATAAATAATCGCCGTGATTTCTGAGGTTTTTACTGCCGCTACATTCGGGATTGAAGCTCATATTGTCCGTGTTGAAACATTCATCGAGCGCGGGCTTTTTTCGTTCTCGATTGTGGGTCTGCCTGACAGCATCATAAAAGAATCGAAGGAACGTGTTCTTGCCGCGCTGAAAAATAACGAGTATCAATTTCCTGTCCGAAGATATACGATTAATCTTGCGCCTGCTGATTTGAAAAAAGAAGGTGCGGGATTTGATTTGCCTATTGCGATTGCAATTCTTGCTGAAACGGGACAGGTGAAAACGGATAAGCTGAAAGATTATTTATTGATTGGTGAACTTTCACTCGATGGGAATATTCGCAGTGTGCCGGGAGTGCTTTCGATTACGGCGGAGGCGAAGAGACAAAATTTTAAGGGAGTTATAATTCCTGCGGATAATGTTAAGGAAGCGGCGTTCATAGGCGGGATAGAAATTTATCCAGTGGATAGCTTGAAAACGGTGGTTGGGTTTTTGAATGATGAGATTTCATTGAAGCCGTATGAGATTGAAATTGAAAAGTTGTTTCAGGAGTATTCTAATTATACGGTTGACTTTGCTGACGTTAAAGGTCAGGCGGAAGTAAAGCGCGCAATGGAGATTGCCGCTGCAGGCGGACATAATATAATTATGATTGGTCTACCGGGTTCGGGTAAGACAATGCTTGCGAAACGGCTATCGACAATTTTGCCTCCGATGACACTGGATGAATCGCTTGAGACTACGAAGATTCATTCGATAGCGGGAATTTTATCGAAGGAAAATTCCATTGTAAGCAAGAGACCTTTTCGCTCACCGCATCATACCGCAAGCGACGTTGCTATTGTCGGCGGCGGAACATCGGCAAAGCCGGGAGAAATTTCTTTTGCGCATAACGGAGTTTTGTTTTTTGACGAGCTTACTGAATTTAAGCGGAATGTTCTTGAAGTCATGAGACAGCCGCTTGAAGACAGAAAGATAACAATTGCGCGTTCGAAGCTTACGGTTGAATATCCGTGCAGTTTTATGTTTGTTGCGGCGATGAATCCGAGTCCTGCAGGAAATGCGAAAGAGCTAAAGACGTTTTCGGATTATGACATTCATAAGCATATTTCGAAGATATCGGGACCGATTTTGGATAGGATTGATATTCACATTCAGGTTAATCCCGTGCCGTTCGAAGAGCTTGCGAATAAAAAAGATGTAGAGAAGTCGGAGCAGATAAGAGAGCGCGTGGTGAAGGCGAGGGAAATTCAGCTAAAGAGATTTAAGGACATGAAAGGGATTTATACGAACTCGCAGATTGAACCAAGAGATATAAAAGTTTATTGTAAAATCGATGATGCGTGTGAGAAGATTTTAATGCTTGCGATGAACAAGCTGAATTTATCTGCTAGGGCTTATGACAGAATTCTGAAAGTTGCGAGAACGATTGCGGACTTGGCGGGAGAGGAAAATATCACACCTGCGCATATAAGTGAGGCGGTGCAATACAGGTCGCTTGACAGGGAAAGCTGGGGGAATTATTGATGAAACAAGTGAAGCAGAAATATTCAAAGAATGATATTGTTGTAAGCAGCTGGGCGGAGCTTCAGGAAATTTTGTTTAAGGATTCTTATGATGAAAAACTGGAGAGATACCGTTCGAGTTATGTATATAGAGGGCTTTCGAATAAGGAATATGATTTGAAGACAACGCTGATTCGCCTGGGTGGGAATTTTGCACAGCTTGAAGGACATTTATTGAGGAATTTCAGAAAGTATGCGCATAGAAATCCTGCGCCGGGGTATTCTAGATGGAACTGGCTTGCGGTTGCGCAGCATCACGGCTTGCCGACGAGGCTGCTTGACTGGACTTACTCGCCTTATATTGCTTTGCATTTTGCGACTGCGAATTTTTTTAAGTATGATATCGATGGAGTTATATGGTGTGTGAATTATGTTAAGTCGAATGAGATACTTCCGGCAAAATTAAAAAAAGAAATAAGGTTGGAAGGGTCGAATGTTTTTACGCCCGAGATGCTTGATGAAGTCTGCAAGTCGCTGAAGGTGTTCGATAATTTATCGAAAAAAAAATTTGTGATGTTTCTTGAACCGCCGTCGCTTGATGACAGGATAATTAATCAGCATGCTTTGTTTTCGTTGATGTCGGACTCGAAAGCGATTCTTGGTGACTGGCTGAAGAAGTATCCTGATTTATATTTCAGAATAATTATTCCCGCGAAACTTAAATGGGAAATAAGGGATAAGCTTGATCAGGCGAATATTACGGAGCGCGTGCTGTTCCCGGGGCTTGACGGACTTAGTTTCTGGCTTCGCAGACACTACTCGCCGAAGGATTTATCGCATATGGATGAAGATTTTGAGACTAGAAGAAAGTTCAGAATGATGACGGAAGAGTGAGGAGAGATTTCAGTCCTCCCCCTAACCCCCTCCAAAAGGGAAAACTTTAAACACACCCCGCCGCTACGCGGCACCCCTCTCAAGAGGGGAATTATATACAAATTGGATAAAGTTAGAGCGACAAGCTTTGCTTGTCGAGACAGACAGGAATGTCTGTCTTACCCATAATTTTATTTCTTCGCTTCGCTCAGAATGACACGAAAGTTTTAAACACACCCCGCTCCCGACAAGTCGGGACCACCCCTCTCAAGAGGGGAATTTACAATAAAAAATTTTATAACAAGTTGCTGGCGAGTTCGGCGAGTTCGCTTCGTTCGCCTTTGACAAGATTTACGTGCGCGTAAAGCTTCTCACCTTTGAAGTGTTCAATTAAGTATGAAAGCCCGTTTGACTGTGAGTCGAGGTACGGATGGTCGATTTGATATATGTCACCTGTGAAAA
Protein-coding regions in this window:
- a CDS encoding YCF48-related protein, which produces MKILYNKVFNIFVIMFVCVFSVLNVFINDVQAQSGWVQQVSNTDKLLKSVYFVNPNTGYAVGHTGRVLKTIDGGATWTVSTLIDNSEISNLFCVHFFNENTGIVGSRKIFRTTNGGSTWGAVYTLNPEDTVHAVFFYNNEVGYAAVNFGRILKTINGGSTWTEQGLEDDHYAVYFPSLDTGYVVGDDQTYHTYNGGVVWTLSLVKFFNDLQSITCFDSKTCVTCGKGGYIYKSTNAGVNWNQVNLGTTDDFYSVTKRPDSVLFIGGQGGTILKSTSKGDNWTTQTSNTNQTLYSIYFVNNFTGYAVGNNGTVIKTTTGGTVFINQISTEVPDKFYLHQNYPNPFNPVTKIRFDVPSNMRNSNVRLSVFDLSGKMVAELINQRLSSGTYEYEFDANGLASGIYYYELSNGDFKEVKKMVLVK
- a CDS encoding TonB-dependent receptor, whose product is MKYFLTLFMLLLNFSSQNLFAQTTQEIRGKILDEETQKPVAFALIEILNSDLKTETNENGEFVFSNLPPETYQLKISALGYEPVIKTDLILYGSKPLQITINLIPKGFITEEIDVDANYFQKSSDINVSFMNLDYEEIRRAPGAVEDISRMFQSAPGVSIGNDQRNDLIVRGGSPSENLILIDGIEIPNINHFGTQGSSSGAISFINSKFILDANMFTGGFPVIYGDRLSSVLDIHFREGNRKNHYQDINLSMAGFGGIFEGPLTNKGSYMFSVRRSYLELIQSAIRLSAVPNYWDFNLKATHEFSPTDRLTLIGFAGIDKVTFSTTEEDNNPYGRSNARQNSFATGLNYTKLIKNGFIQTVLSNSYANYKIDQLYSDIDKLRFMSNSSENETTLKSDLNYQLSKSITLNTDIGAKYVFIKNNLFLDSNTSPAGYYYNAIDAHVDTTTYKLFTHINLTYKLFNDRLNINTGLRYDYFDYIRLKSVVSPRLGASYNLTSVTSLSASWGIFYQSPQYLWITSHPNNWKLNNIRSEHYIAGIEHFFDKDLRATLEVYQKNYKDYPVWKDIPYYILIDGGADNGPNIVGEAVSAGTGYIRGIDFSLQKKLTETGLYGLINYSYSFSKFKALAGNEKPGEFDPGHQFTLIAGYQFKNDWLVGIKFKYAGGRPYTPFNIDSSKFYNHGIFSTFDYNSARYPYYMRFDVRVDKKFNIKKISIVGYLEIQNLFNKDNIYNYFWNENKNQLGTIYQWAFFPVGGISVQF
- the der gene encoding ribosome biogenesis GTPase Der yields the protein MENIIAIIGRPNTGKSTLFNRIIGKRQAIVHPESGVTRDRNYSEAEWTGKKFFLIDTGGFVPDTDELFEKAIRDQIKLAIDEADEIIFTVDAAAGLHPVDKEIAKLLRKYKGDKKIILVANKCDNNERDVNAAEFFSLGFGEPFTISGLNGRNVADLLDILTENIDESEDKEDERLKIAIIGRPNAGKSSLVNALLKEDRNIVTDIPGTTRDTIDSVLKYHGEEIVLIDTAGLRRKSKIKKEESLEFFSTVRTYKAIQRCDVAIVVIDASLIMEPYANTEDLKLSPFKLDRQDIKILEEVINYKKGLLIVINKWDLIEKDSKTAEILRKKIESHLKSLTYLKIIFISALTKQRIHKVLDEAHEINQERGKKIKTSDLNDFLEEVKKLQPLPSANGRELKINYITQIKTDPPVFTFFCNEPKLIPDNYRKFLENNLRKRFGYAGVPIAMNFRKKN
- a CDS encoding YifB family Mg chelatase-like AAA ATPase, whose product is MISEVFTAATFGIEAHIVRVETFIERGLFSFSIVGLPDSIIKESKERVLAALKNNEYQFPVRRYTINLAPADLKKEGAGFDLPIAIAILAETGQVKTDKLKDYLLIGELSLDGNIRSVPGVLSITAEAKRQNFKGVIIPADNVKEAAFIGGIEIYPVDSLKTVVGFLNDEISLKPYEIEIEKLFQEYSNYTVDFADVKGQAEVKRAMEIAAAGGHNIIMIGLPGSGKTMLAKRLSTILPPMTLDESLETTKIHSIAGILSKENSIVSKRPFRSPHHTASDVAIVGGGTSAKPGEISFAHNGVLFFDELTEFKRNVLEVMRQPLEDRKITIARSKLTVEYPCSFMFVAAMNPSPAGNAKELKTFSDYDIHKHISKISGPILDRIDIHIQVNPVPFEELANKKDVEKSEQIRERVVKAREIQLKRFKDMKGIYTNSQIEPRDIKVYCKIDDACEKILMLAMNKLNLSARAYDRILKVARTIADLAGEENITPAHISEAVQYRSLDRESWGNY
- a CDS encoding FRG domain-containing protein, giving the protein MKQVKQKYSKNDIVVSSWAELQEILFKDSYDEKLERYRSSYVYRGLSNKEYDLKTTLIRLGGNFAQLEGHLLRNFRKYAHRNPAPGYSRWNWLAVAQHHGLPTRLLDWTYSPYIALHFATANFFKYDIDGVIWCVNYVKSNEILPAKLKKEIRLEGSNVFTPEMLDEVCKSLKVFDNLSKKKFVMFLEPPSLDDRIINQHALFSLMSDSKAILGDWLKKYPDLYFRIIIPAKLKWEIRDKLDQANITERVLFPGLDGLSFWLRRHYSPKDLSHMDEDFETRRKFRMMTEE